The following proteins are encoded in a genomic region of Methylococcales bacterium:
- the ftsW gene encoding putative lipid II flippase FtsW, with amino-acid sequence MAEKRQRNTTASPTYVDWFLFTVTLSLIGIGYVMMVSSSLHLGVKLTGDSFYYPMRQLTHIIISFIVMSVVVFIPMKVWEKYGSVLFIFGLFLLVLVLVPGLGVKVNGSSRWLSLMGVRIQTSELMKFASVIYVSGYVVRHQAVVETDFFGLLKPLLLFLLACVLLLLEPDFGSAVVLLTIAMSVMYLGGARLWQFVILITVISVLAKELIYNSAYRLARITSFLDPWADAQDTGFQLVQALIAFGRGEYFGVGLGSGIQKIFYLPEAHTDFLFSVLAEELGLTGVLSVIILYTLLILRAFIIGIKAEQMKLRFSAFVAYGLGVWFAFQSFINMGVNMGMLPTKGLTLPFMSYGGGSIIVMCAAIGLLFRIHYEVMKQVSQQTKRNKKWDDE; translated from the coding sequence GTGGCTGAAAAAAGACAACGTAATACGACGGCCTCTCCTACTTATGTTGATTGGTTTTTATTTACGGTTACGCTTTCATTAATTGGAATCGGCTATGTGATGATGGTTTCATCCTCTTTACATTTGGGGGTGAAATTAACAGGGGATAGTTTTTATTACCCGATGAGGCAGTTGACCCATATTATTATTTCTTTTATTGTCATGTCGGTTGTTGTTTTTATTCCGATGAAAGTTTGGGAAAAATACGGCTCGGTTTTATTTATTTTTGGCTTGTTTTTACTGGTCTTAGTTCTGGTGCCAGGTTTAGGTGTTAAAGTCAACGGCAGTAGTCGTTGGCTATCCTTAATGGGCGTGAGAATACAAACCTCGGAGTTAATGAAATTTGCCTCGGTTATTTATGTATCAGGTTATGTTGTTCGTCATCAGGCCGTGGTTGAGACGGATTTTTTTGGTTTATTAAAACCGCTCCTCTTATTTTTATTGGCTTGTGTTTTATTATTATTAGAGCCAGATTTTGGTTCAGCAGTGGTATTATTAACCATTGCAATGTCCGTTATGTACCTAGGAGGGGCGCGATTATGGCAATTTGTTATTTTAATTACTGTAATTTCGGTATTGGCAAAAGAATTAATTTATAACTCCGCCTATCGTTTGGCTCGAATAACCAGTTTTTTAGATCCGTGGGCGGATGCTCAAGACACAGGGTTTCAATTAGTACAAGCTTTGATTGCTTTTGGACGAGGCGAGTATTTTGGTGTCGGTTTAGGGAGTGGTATTCAGAAAATATTTTATCTTCCCGAGGCGCATACGGATTTTTTATTTTCAGTCTTAGCCGAGGAGCTTGGGCTAACGGGTGTTTTAAGCGTTATCATTTTATATACCTTATTAATTTTAAGAGCGTTTATTATTGGCATTAAAGCAGAACAAATGAAATTGCGTTTTTCAGCTTTTGTGGCTTATGGCTTAGGCGTTTGGTTTGCCTTTCAATCGTTCATTAACATGGGGGTTAATATGGGAATGTTACCCACGAAAGGGCTTACCTTACCTTTTATGTCCTATGGCGGAGGAAGCATCATTGTCATGTGCGCTGCGATTGGGCTTTTATTTCGAATTCATTACGAAGTAATGAAGCAAGTGAGTCAACAAACCAAGAGAAATAAAAAATGGGACGACGAATAG
- the murG gene encoding undecaprenyldiphospho-muramoylpentapeptide beta-N-acetylglucosaminyltransferase, whose protein sequence is MGRRIVIMAGGTGGHVFPALAVAEYLRAEGWSVSWLGTQKGLEARVVPAHQIEIDWLSVSGLRGKGLIFKFKSILLLIKACWQAFTCLRHRKPHVVLGMGGFVAGPGGLMAKVLGIPLVIHEQNRVVGTTNKLLSKIATRRLEAFPDSFSTKVAAIFTGNPLRQDFMNLKPRLIKKMGEPLKLLVVGGSQGAQILNEIVPQSTALLDNITVTHQTGLVMLESVESRYQALGVTAEVKAFIDDMPTAYQWADLMVCRAGAMTVSEVAACGLPAIFIPLPQAIDDHQTANARYLADEGAALILTQKQLTAASLAAAITEISTNLETMAKRSKNKARLEATKTVATLCIEAAN, encoded by the coding sequence ATGGGACGACGAATAGTTATTATGGCAGGGGGGACAGGAGGTCATGTTTTTCCTGCTTTAGCGGTGGCCGAATATTTACGCGCAGAGGGTTGGTCTGTCAGTTGGTTAGGGACTCAAAAAGGCTTAGAGGCCCGCGTTGTTCCCGCACATCAGATTGAAATTGATTGGTTATCGGTTTCAGGATTGCGTGGAAAAGGACTTATCTTTAAATTTAAAAGCATTTTATTGTTAATTAAAGCATGCTGGCAGGCATTTACTTGTTTACGTCATCGAAAACCGCATGTGGTGTTAGGGATGGGAGGCTTTGTTGCAGGCCCAGGGGGATTGATGGCCAAGGTGTTGGGGATTCCTTTGGTTATTCATGAACAAAATCGTGTGGTTGGAACAACCAATAAATTATTATCAAAAATTGCAACGCGACGGTTAGAAGCATTTCCTGATAGTTTTTCGACTAAAGTAGCGGCTATCTTTACGGGGAACCCATTACGTCAAGATTTTATGAATTTAAAGCCTAGGCTGATAAAAAAAATGGGTGAGCCGTTAAAATTATTAGTGGTCGGCGGCAGTCAAGGGGCGCAAATTTTAAATGAAATAGTTCCTCAATCGACGGCTTTATTAGATAATATCACTGTAACTCACCAAACGGGGCTGGTGATGTTGGAATCGGTTGAATCACGTTATCAGGCGTTGGGCGTTACTGCTGAGGTTAAAGCCTTTATTGATGATATGCCGACAGCCTATCAATGGGCGGATTTAATGGTTTGTCGGGCAGGTGCGATGACGGTGAGTGAAGTGGCTGCCTGTGGATTACCCGCTATTTTTATTCCGTTACCTCAGGCCATTGATGACCATCAAACGGCCAATGCACGCTATTTAGCAGATGAGGGCGCGGCGTTGATTTTAACCCAAAAACAATTAACTGCGGCAAGTTTGGCGGCAGCAATTACAGAAATTTCTACTAATTTAGAGACGATGGCAAAACGATCAAAAAATAAAGCACGATTAGAGGCAACGAAAACGGTGGCCACCCTTTGTATTGAGGCAGCGAATTAA
- the murC gene encoding UDP-N-acetylmuramate--L-alanine ligase gives MSNVETQIPTKALGNIENIHFVGIGGTGMSGIAEVLSNLGYQVSGSDIKESAATQRLQKQGVKIYIGHHSTHIKNTDVVVVSTAIDRSNPEVDKAYQQRIPVIPRAEMLAELMRFRFGIAVAGTHGKTTTTSLVASILAEDDLDPTFVIGGRLNSVGTNAKLGSGKYLVAEADESDASFLYLQPMVAVVTNIDQDHLETYAGSFERLKETFIEFLHHLPFYGMAVMCLDDAGVKEILPNVSKPIITYGVDEQADVRAVEIKQQGLTTSFKVLFREDGSSLQVSLNMPGWHNMLNALGAIAIARHLKVKDNAITQSLSTFKGIDRRFQLQGDIAMGEGIITLVDDYGHHPREVAAMMDALRQTWPTRRAVVIFQPHRYTRTRDLFEDFVDALSTADVLILLDIYSAGEAVIMSADGTTLCRAIRTRGQVDPVFVKNTDDLVSILTGIVQKNDVILTMGAGNVGQIASTLPDELANALNR, from the coding sequence ATGAGTAATGTTGAAACACAAATCCCTACAAAAGCCTTGGGTAACATAGAAAATATTCATTTTGTCGGAATCGGCGGCACGGGGATGAGCGGAATTGCAGAAGTGTTATCTAATTTAGGGTATCAAGTGTCAGGGTCTGATATAAAGGAATCAGCTGCAACGCAACGCTTACAGAAACAAGGGGTTAAAATTTATATCGGTCATCATTCGACTCATATTAAAAATACCGATGTTGTTGTTGTTTCAACGGCGATAGATCGTAGTAATCCTGAAGTCGATAAAGCCTATCAACAGAGGATTCCAGTGATTCCGCGTGCTGAAATGTTAGCTGAATTGATGCGGTTTCGTTTTGGAATCGCGGTGGCAGGAACGCATGGAAAAACAACGACGACGAGTTTAGTGGCCAGTATTTTAGCCGAAGATGATTTAGACCCCACTTTTGTTATTGGAGGGCGTTTAAATAGTGTAGGAACGAATGCTAAATTAGGCTCAGGAAAATATTTAGTCGCCGAAGCCGATGAAAGTGATGCCTCATTTTTATATTTACAGCCAATGGTTGCGGTGGTTACAAATATAGATCAAGATCATTTGGAAACCTATGCGGGCAGTTTTGAACGTTTAAAGGAAACGTTTATTGAGTTTTTACACCATTTACCTTTTTATGGCATGGCGGTTATGTGTTTAGATGATGCGGGGGTGAAAGAAATCTTACCGAACGTGTCTAAACCTATTATAACTTATGGTGTTGATGAGCAAGCGGATGTACGTGCTGTAGAGATAAAGCAACAAGGCTTAACGACTTCGTTTAAAGTCCTATTTAGAGAGGATGGTTCTTCTTTGCAGGTCAGTTTAAACATGCCGGGGTGGCATAATATGTTAAATGCTTTGGGGGCGATTGCCATTGCTAGGCATTTAAAAGTAAAGGATAACGCAATTACTCAAAGTCTTTCAACCTTTAAAGGCATTGACCGACGTTTTCAATTGCAAGGTGATATTGCGATGGGGGAGGGCATTATTACCCTTGTTGATGATTATGGACATCATCCACGCGAAGTAGCCGCTATGATGGATGCCTTGCGTCAAACATGGCCAACTAGACGGGCGGTGGTGATTTTTCAACCCCATCGATATACGCGAACCCGTGATTTATTTGAAGATTTTGTTGATGCCTTATCGACAGCGGATGTGTTGATTTTATTAGATATTTATTCAGCGGGGGAAGCGGTGATTATGAGTGCGGATGGTACGACGCTTTGTCGCGCTATTCGGACGCGTGGGCAAGTGGATCCTGTCTTTGTAAAAAATACCGATGATTTAGTCTCAATTTTAACAGGGATTGTTCAAAAAAATGACGTTATTTTAACTATGGGTGCAGGCAATGTCGGACAAATTGCAAGTACCTTACCTGATGAATTGGCGAACGCTTTAAACCGATGA
- the murB gene encoding UDP-N-acetylmuramate dehydrogenase — protein MNERLETTGKLLLNEKMAKYTSWRVGGNAEKMYFPHDKDDLINFIRKLPQDSAIFWLGLGSNLLVRDGGISGVVINTRGRLKKMYLLDEGRIYVESGVPCARVARFCVDNGLMGAEFLAGIPGTMGGALKMNAGAFGSETWEIVARTEMLNRDGVTSWRKADEFEVSYRTVKNLKDSWFLATELQLNPGDTSNSLENIKGFMENRSATQPINLPSCGSVFKNPEGDYAARLIEKTGLKGYCIGGACVSEKHANFIVNIEHATAANIEALIDYVQCQVELEQGIRLQTEVCKVGVSL, from the coding sequence ATGAATGAACGTTTAGAAACAACCGGTAAATTATTGTTAAATGAAAAAATGGCTAAATATACGAGTTGGCGTGTGGGTGGAAACGCTGAAAAAATGTATTTTCCTCATGACAAAGACGATTTAATTAACTTTATTCGTAAATTACCCCAAGATAGCGCGATTTTTTGGTTAGGGCTGGGTAGTAACCTCTTAGTTCGTGATGGTGGAATTTCGGGGGTGGTTATTAATACACGGGGCCGTTTAAAAAAAATGTATCTGCTTGATGAGGGGCGTATTTATGTTGAATCGGGGGTTCCTTGTGCGCGTGTTGCTCGTTTTTGTGTTGATAACGGCTTAATGGGCGCTGAATTCTTAGCAGGCATTCCAGGAACAATGGGCGGAGCCTTAAAAATGAATGCAGGGGCTTTCGGGAGTGAGACTTGGGAAATCGTTGCACGTACCGAAATGTTAAATCGTGACGGCGTGACCTCTTGGCGAAAAGCTGATGAATTTGAAGTCAGTTATCGAACTGTTAAAAACCTAAAGGATTCGTGGTTTTTAGCCACAGAATTACAATTGAATCCTGGGGATACTTCAAATAGCTTAGAAAACATTAAAGGTTTTATGGAAAATCGTTCGGCAACTCAGCCCATTAATCTACCGAGTTGTGGGTCGGTTTTTAAGAATCCTGAAGGGGATTATGCCGCGAGATTAATTGAAAAAACAGGTTTAAAAGGTTATTGCATTGGGGGCGCGTGTGTTTCTGAAAAACATGCTAATTTTATTGTTAATATAGAGCACGCGACTGCGGCTAATATTGAAGCCTTAATTGATTATGTTCAATGTCAGGTAGAGCTGGAACAGGGGATCCGCTTGCAAACAGAGGTTTGTAAGGTGGGAGTCAGTTTATGA
- a CDS encoding D-alanine--D-alanine ligase has product MKPLMIDDPAKFGRVAVVMGGCSAERAVSIKSGTAVFNALKRKNVDVVAINVDDNPFLALEGQKITRVFNSIHGRGGEDGILQAALDVMKLPYTGSGVMASALTMDKLKTKLCWRGLGLPTPEWFLLKSLDEIDACIQKLGFPMMVKPILEGSSLGMNKVNTSQQLVDAFKEASQYKCDVYAESWVQGNEYTVGVLKGEALPVIRLETTHDFYDYQAKYESNTTAYHCPCGLDFKQEKNLQQLALEASEGVGVVGWGRVDVFIDQNNTPQLIEVNTVPGMTDHSLVPMAAKKVGIDFDDLVWRILETSLN; this is encoded by the coding sequence ATGAAACCGTTAATGATTGATGATCCTGCTAAATTTGGTCGTGTTGCGGTCGTAATGGGGGGCTGTTCAGCAGAAAGAGCGGTTTCTATCAAGAGTGGGACGGCGGTATTTAATGCGTTAAAACGTAAAAATGTCGATGTGGTCGCCATTAATGTAGATGATAATCCTTTTTTGGCATTAGAGGGTCAAAAGATAACACGAGTTTTCAATAGTATTCATGGACGAGGCGGTGAAGATGGGATTTTGCAAGCCGCATTAGACGTGATGAAACTACCTTACACGGGAAGTGGGGTGATGGCTTCGGCTTTGACAATGGATAAATTGAAAACCAAATTATGTTGGCGGGGCTTAGGTTTACCAACGCCTGAATGGTTTTTATTAAAATCTTTGGATGAGATTGATGCGTGTATTCAAAAATTAGGGTTTCCGATGATGGTGAAGCCCATCTTAGAAGGATCTAGCCTTGGAATGAATAAAGTAAATACCTCGCAACAATTAGTCGATGCTTTTAAGGAGGCATCTCAATATAAGTGTGACGTTTATGCTGAAAGCTGGGTACAAGGTAATGAATATACTGTGGGTGTTTTAAAGGGGGAAGCGTTACCCGTGATTAGACTGGAAACAACGCATGATTTTTACGATTATCAGGCAAAATATGAGTCGAATACAACGGCTTATCATTGCCCTTGTGGTTTAGATTTTAAACAAGAAAAAAACTTGCAACAATTAGCTTTAGAGGCTTCTGAGGGTGTGGGTGTCGTGGGATGGGGACGTGTTGATGTTTTTATAGATCAAAATAATACCCCTCAATTAATTGAAGTTAATACGGTTCCTGGGATGACGGATCATAGTTTAGTCCCGATGGCCGCTAAAAAAGTTGGAATAGATTTTGATGACTTAGTTTGGCGGATTTTAGAAACCAGTTTGAATTAA
- a CDS encoding cell division protein FtsQ/DivIB, producing MMKYINLKWLAISVFIIGGAWAGWNELKAQGADLLPIKYVRIAGIYQHIVKDDIKQALLKQVLTGFLNADMQAIQIELLDLPWIAQVKVRRIWPDTIEVKIYEQYPIARWGDIGLLNEDGDLFIPDNLAKFNKLPLLKGPEGLEKKLMPMMKRLQGLLAQQSLVLQTFNVNDRRAWDLRLSNGLKLRLGQKNPLKKLNRFLITLPILKKNQRRAIEKVDLRYSNGYAVTWK from the coding sequence ATGATGAAATACATAAATTTAAAATGGCTAGCGATTAGCGTGTTCATTATCGGGGGAGCTTGGGCGGGTTGGAACGAATTAAAGGCGCAAGGAGCTGATTTACTGCCAATTAAATATGTTAGAATAGCAGGAATTTACCAACATATTGTTAAAGATGATATAAAGCAGGCGTTACTTAAACAAGTTTTGACGGGTTTTTTAAATGCGGATATGCAGGCCATTCAAATTGAATTATTGGATTTACCCTGGATTGCTCAAGTTAAAGTTAGGCGTATATGGCCTGATACCATTGAAGTTAAAATATATGAACAATATCCTATTGCCCGTTGGGGAGATATAGGGTTATTAAATGAAGACGGGGATTTATTTATTCCTGATAATTTAGCAAAATTTAATAAATTACCTTTACTGAAAGGACCTGAAGGCTTAGAAAAAAAATTAATGCCAATGATGAAACGTTTACAAGGGCTTTTAGCGCAACAGTCACTGGTGTTACAGACATTTAATGTCAATGATCGCCGTGCATGGGATTTACGGTTATCGAATGGATTAAAATTAAGATTAGGGCAAAAAAACCCGCTTAAAAAATTGAATCGCTTCTTGATAACGTTACCTATATTGAAAAAAAATCAAAGAAGAGCCATTGAAAAAGTAGATTTAAGATACTCTAATGGTTATGCTGTTACATGGAAATAA